In the Streptomyces sp. 3214.6 genome, GTGAAGCAGGCCGGGATCTGGTAGATCTCCTGGGCGTAGTTGATGCCCTCACGGACGACGACGTTGCCGCTCGCGTCGACCTCGCACGGGTTGTTCTCGGTGCAGCGCTGGCCGTCCTCGTTGCCCGTGTTGTTGACGGCGACGACCTTGCCGGTGGACTGGTCGATCACCGGCGAGCCCGAGGTGCCGCCGATGGTCTGGCAGGCGGAGGTGTAACGGACCGAGTCCTTCCAGGTCCAGTCGCCCTCCTTCAGGCGGTACACGAACCCGTCGATGTTGCAGTTGTAGAGCCTCTTCCAGTAGCCGGAGGCCACGGTGATGGCGGTGCCGGCGGTCGGGTGCGTGTCCTGCACGGTCAGCGCGGAGATCCCGTAGGAGCTCCTGATCGCCGCGTAGGTGCTGGTGAGCTGGTAGATCGACACGTCGGTGTCGGTCATCGTCCCGTAGGCGAGCTTGCTGGCGCGCAGGGTCGCCACCTTGCTGCCGGCGGAGTTGAGCAGGCTGAAGGTCCGGCTGGACGACTGGTTGACGAGCACCTCGCCCGGCTGCGGGAAGCCGGTCGACAGGCAGTGGCCGTTGGAGAGCACCAGCGCCGGGGCGGTGTCCAGGGAGTTCGGGAAGCGGATGACCGAGCCGGAGCAGTTGCTGAGCGCGACGGTCCCGGCGAGGTTGACGGCCTTGAGCGTGGGCGCGGCCGTCCTGGTGGCCGCGGTGGTGTCCGCCCTGACCGCGATCGTGGAAGCCGAGGCGGCGGGGGCCGCGCTCACCGGCGCGGCGACCGCGGGCGCCGCGCCCGCCCCGGCGATGGCCAGGGCGAAGAACGCGGCGACGAGAGGCTTTCTCATGTGGGGGTCCCCTCTTACGACAAGGCGACCGGAGATCTTCCGGTCGCCCGCTGTTGTGTCGCTGTTTTGTCATGCGCATTGTTAGTGTCGGAAGAGGAGAGATCAAGGGTCTGTTTTCAGCCGCGGGCACAGGGGCCACGGCCGCACGCCCGAGCCCTCGCATGGCGAGGCCGACCCGCGCGGGCCCATCGTGGAAGGGACTCTCCGCGCCCATCGCGCCCCGTCGCCCGAACAGCCGGATCTGCGCCGCCTGGTCGACCTGACGGCGTTGCACTGGGACCCCCTGGTCCCCGGCGAGAGCGGCCTGGAGATCGGCGCGACATGCACCGTCCGCGACCTCCACGCCTTCGCGCCGCCGGACGACTGGATCGCGGGCCCACTCTTCGCGACGAGCTGCGGGGCCTTCCTGTCCTCGTTCAAGGTGTGGAACTCGGCGACCGTCGGCGGCAACATCTGCATGTCCCTGTCCGCCGGCCCGATGATCACCCTGACGGTCGCGCTCGACGCACGGTACGAACTGTGGGCTCCCGACGGGACCACCCGCACCGTCGACGCCCTCGACTTCGTCACCGGGGACCACCGCAACGTGCTGGCTCCCGGGGAGATCCTGCGGCGCATCGACATCCCGGCCCACGCGGGACCCTGCCCTGACCGTGCCGGGACACAGCCTGGGGCGAAACCCGCCCTCACAGGGCAATACACCTAGGACGGCCCTAGCGCCGTTTGACGCCTCCGCGCCCGTGCCCGCGGCCGCCGTTCCCGGCCGTGGCGGTGGGGCTGGTCGGCGTGGGGGTCCGGGAGGCGGCGGTGGACGACGGCGTCGCACTTGTGCCGGGGCCGGTGCCGGTGACCGTGCTCGGTGAGGGGCTCGCCGGGGCGGCGGAGGCCGAGGGCGACGTCTCGGCCGGGGCGGCGGCCGACTCCGGCCGAGGGGTGCCGGACGCGCTCCGCGTGCCCCCCGCCGCCGTCGGCGGCGCCGACCCCTCGTCCGGCCGTTCGGTACGCGTCTCCCCGCTCTTCGCGCCGCCGGACGACCAACCTGCGTACCCGGCGATCGCCGCGGCCAGCCAGACCGCCCCGACGGCGACGATCACCCGGCGTGAACGCCAGCCACCCGTCCGGCGTGCGGCGCGCCGGCGGTCCGCGCGACCGCCCGGCTCCGCCCGGGCCGGGGCGAGACGGGGCAGCTCGGTCGTCTCGTCGTAGGCGTTCTCCCAGCCGTGCGCGGCCGCCGGGTCCCGGTACTCCTCGTACGAGGCCGGGTCGGCGGCCTCGTACGGGTGGTACACGTTCGGCCGCACCCGGGGTACGGCGTTCTCGCCTGGCGTCGACATGGGCGCGGATTGTAGGGACAGGTGTGGCCCGTGGGACAGCCACCGGCGATAAGCGTGCAAAACACCCGTCTCACGTGGCGGAAAACACCCCCCGGCACGCGTTACCGAGCCGTAAGCTCCCAGACATGCAGGTGATCCAGTCGACCAAGCTCGCCAACGTCTGTTACGAGATCCGGGGCCCGGTTCTCGAGGAGGCGATGCGCCTGGAAGCGGCTGGTCACCGCATCCTCAAGCTGAACACCGGCAACCCGGCCGCCTTCGGCTTCGAGGCCCCGCCGGAGATCCTGGAGGACATCCTCCGCAACGTCTCCTCGGCGCACGGCTACGGCGACGCGAAGGGCCTGCTGGCCGCGCGCAGGGCCGTCGTGATGCACAACCAGACACTCGGCATAGAGACGGACGTCGAGCACGTCTTCATCGGCAACGGCGTCTCCGAGCTGATCGTCATGGCGATGCAGGCGCTGCTGGACGACGGGGACGAGGTCCTCGTACCCGCGCCCGACTACCCGCTGTGGACCGCCGCCGTCTCGCTCTCCGGCGGCACCGCCGTGCACTACCGGTGCGACGAGCAGGCGGACTGGATGCCCGACCTCGCGGACGTCGAGCGGAAGGTCACCGACCGTACCAAGGCGATCGTCATCATCAACCCGAACAACCCGACGGGCGCCGTGTACGACGAGGCGATGGTCCGCGGGCTGACCGACATCGCGCGTCGGCACAACCTCCTGGTCTGCTCGGACGAGATCTACGACAAGATCCTCTACGACGGCGCCACGCACACCCCGACCGCCAAGGTCGCCCCGGACCTGCTCACCCTCACCTTCAACGGCATGTCGAAGGCGTACCGGGTGGCCGGCTACCGGGTCGGCTGGATGTCGATCTCCGGGCCGCGGGCACACGCCGACTCCTACATCGAGGGCCTGACGATCCTGGCGAACATGCGGCTGTGCGCGAACATGCCGGGGCAGCACGGCGTGGTCGCCGCGCTCAGCGGGCGGCAGACCATCAACGACCTGGTGCTGCCGGGCGGGCGGCTCAAGGAGCAGATGGACACGGCGTACGAGCTGCTCACGCAGATTCCGGGGGTGAGCTGCGTGCGGCCGAAGGGGGCGCTGTATCTCTTCCCGCGCCTCGACCCCACCGTCTTCAAGATCAAGGACGACCGGCGGATGGTCCTGGACCTGCTCCGCCAGGAGAAGATCATGGTCGTCCAGGGCACCGGGTTCAACTGGCCGGAGCCGGACCACTTCCGGGTCGTCACCCTGCCGACGGCGACGGACCTGCGGGACGCGGTGGGCCGGATCGGCCGCTTCCTGGACGGCTACGGCCAGCCGTAGCCGCGGCTGCGGGGCACGACTCCAGGACTCCGAGACGACTCCACCTTAGACGAAATCCAATGTAGGATGGTTTCCTGAGATCACAGGAGGCCATCCTCATGTACGAACCGATCCGCACGCCTTCTTCCCGAGGGTCTGCCCACATCGCGATGGCCGGCACGTCCTCCGACTTCCCCCACCGTTCCCGCGAGGAGGAGCTGGACATCCAGCTCGCCGGTCATCTCGCGGCGCTGCTCGCCGTCACCGACGAGCTGCAGGCGACGGCCCCGTCCGACGACCTGGACACCGCGGGCACCCGGCTCGCGCAGCAGGTGGCCCGGCTGCGGGGAGGGCGGACACCGGTCCGCTCGGCCCCTCGCCCCACCGCCCCGGCGCAGCCGCACCTCACGGCCCTGCACGAGCGGGCGCACGCCCTGGCGGGCCGGGCACTCCTCGTCGCCGCGTCCCGCGCGGACACCGCGTCGGCGATCCTCGCGGCCCGGCGCATGGACGCGCACGCCGCGGCACTGGTGGAGAACGCGGAGAACAAGGAACTGAGCACCGCCGGCTGACTCCCCTTCGGGGGACCATGAACGGCCCCGGTCCGCGTGCACCCGCAGCGACGCGCGGACCGGGCGCCACACACTGCGTTGGCCTGAACCGCGACGCCCGCCCCGCGCCCCTTGGGAGTTGCAGTGCCGGGGCCGTTGCGTCACCCCCCGTTCACCCGGACCGCCCAGGAATGTGGGGTTCCGGGAGCACGCTCCACCTGTGAGACGAATCGCAGGAATCGTCCTCGCTGTGCTGCTGATGGCGGGTGTGGTGGTCGCCGTCGTCGCGGGGCGCAGTGATGAGGACAAGGGCACGGCAACGAAGACCGTGCGGATGGTGATCGGGTCGGAGAAGGCGGAGTTCTTCGCGGATCCCGACGTGGTGAAGGCCCTCGCCGCCAAGGGCTACACCGTCAAGGCCGAGACCTCCGGGTCCTGGGCCATGGAGGGCCTGGACCTCAAGGGCTTCGACCTCGCCTTCCCCAGCAGCCAGGCGCCCGCCGTCGAGCTCGCCGCGAAGTACAAGGTGACGGGGACGCTACCCCGCCCCTTCTACTCGCCCCTCGTCGTCGTGGCGCACAAGAGCGCCGCCGGAGTGCTCGCCGGCAACGGTCTGGCCACGCTCGACGCCGCCCACCGCGGCACGCTGAAAATGGCGCCCTATCTCGACGCGGCCCGCGCCGACCGGACCTGGCAGCAGCTCAAGGGCGCTGGGAAATACGGGGAGTTGACAGGAACTCTCTACCTCTCCAGCACCGACCCGGAGACCTCCAACTCCGGCGCCCTCTACCTCGCCGCCGCGTCCTACGTCGCAGCCGGCGGCAAGGTGGTCGCCAGCGACGCCGACATCGGGCGCACGGCGCCCCTGCTGAAGAAGCTGGTGAGCGTCCAGGGCGCCCAGCAGTCCAGCACGGACGCGGCGTTCCGGGACTTCGTCAGCGGCGCCGGCAACCCGCTCGTCTGGGTCTACGAGTCGCAGGTCGCCTCGCTTCTGGCGGGCGGGCAGCAGCCGGACGACCTGGTGGTCCTCTACCCGGACACCACCGTCAACAGCGACCACACCGCCGTCCCGCTCACCGAGAACGGCGCGGCTCTCGCCGAACTCCTCTCCAGCGACCCGCGGTTGCGCACGCTGGAGATCCGGCACGGGTTCCGCCCGCAGGGCGTCACCGCCGAGTTCGCCTCGGCCACCACCTACCTCAAGCAGCAACTGACCGGCGTCCGCCAGGCGCCCGTGCCCACCTCCACGGTGCTGCACGAGCTGGCGCGACGGGCGCGCGGATAGGGGGACACAGCACATGACCGACGACACCTTCACCCTCACCCCGCCCGAGGCGGTCGCCGCCGTGCCGCGGGAGAAGGCCGGCGGGCTCGTCCCCGTCGACGACTCCGTCCGTACGGACATGGCCACCAAGGCCGCCGCCTACGTCGAGGGGCTCGCCGCGCTCGACGCCCGCTCGCCCGAGTTCGCGGGCAAGGTCGGCGAGATCACCGCGCTCGGCGCCGGTGAGATGCGCACGGCCGCCGCGCAGTCCAACCGCATGCTGGAGCGGACCATCAGGAGCCTGCCGGACAAGGGCGGGGACGCCCAGTCGCAGGTCGCCGGCTCGCTCGTCGAACTGCGGCGGGTGGTCGAGGACCTGGACCCGCGTGAGCTGCCGGCCTCCAAGGGACGGAAGTTCCTGTCCCGGCTGCCCGGCGGCAACAGACTGCGCGATCACGTCGCCAAGTACGCCTCGGCGCAGGGCACGTTGAACAAGATCGTGGGCTCGCTGCGCGGCGGCCAGGACGAACTGCGGCGCGACAACGCGGCGTTGCAGACCGAGCGCGTCCGGCTGTGGGAGACCATGGGCAAGCTCCAGGAGTACGTCGTGCTGACCGACGCCCTGGACCGGGCCGTCGAGCAGCAGATCGCCGGCGCCGAGGCCACCGACCCGGAGCGGGCCGACAGTCTGCGCGCCGACGTTCTGTTCCCGGTCCGGCAGAAGCACCAGGACCTGCTCACCCAGCTCGCGGTGTGCGCGCAGGGCTACCTCGCCATGGACGTCGTACGACGCAACAACGACGAGCTGATCAAGGGCGTCGACCGGGCCGCCACGACCACGGTGTCGGCGCTGCGGATCTCCGTGATGCTGGCGTCCGCGCTCGACAACCAGAAAAAGGTGATCGAGCAGGTCAACGCGCTGCGCGGGACCACCGAGGACCTCATCCGGGGCAACGCGGAGATGCTGGCGACGCAGAGCGGGGAGATCCAGCGGATCGCCGCCGACCCGGCCGTCGGCGCCGAGACCCTGCGCTCCGCCTTCCAGCAGATCTACCGCACCCTCGACGCCATCGACACCTACAAGGTGCAGGCGACCGAGGCGATGGCGGTGACGGTGGAGAACCTGACGGCCGAGCTCCAGCAGGCGAGCACCTACCTGGACCGCAGCCGCTCGCGCGGCGCGCTGGAAGGCGGGCTCGCATGAGGCAGCCTCTCCTGCCTCTCCGGCCCCTGCGGCCCCTGCGGCCCCTCCTCGCGGTGACGGCTTTCGCCCTCCTGCTGACCGCGTGCTCCGCCGAGGACGACGCCAAGGATCCCGACGCCCCGCGGCCCGGCACCCTGCGGGTCCTCGCCTCCAGCGAGCTGAGCGACATGACCCCGGTCCTGGAACAGGTCCGCAAGGACACCGGCGTCACGATCCGGCCCACCTACATGGGCACCCTGGACGCCGTGAACCTGCTGGCGAAGGGCGGCACGGACGGGAAGTACGACGCCGTGTGGCTGTCCTCCGACGACTATCTGCGGCTGCGGCCCGA is a window encoding:
- a CDS encoding S1 family peptidase is translated as MRKPLVAAFFALAIAGAGAAPAVAAPVSAAPAASASTIAVRADTTAATRTAAPTLKAVNLAGTVALSNCSGSVIRFPNSLDTAPALVLSNGHCLSTGFPQPGEVLVNQSSSRTFSLLNSAGSKVATLRASKLAYGTMTDTDVSIYQLTSTYAAIRSSYGISALTVQDTHPTAGTAITVASGYWKRLYNCNIDGFVYRLKEGDWTWKDSVRYTSACQTIGGTSGSPVIDQSTGKVVAVNNTGNEDGQRCTENNPCEVDASGNVVVREGINYAQEIYQIPACFTTGNQLNLSASGCVLPKP
- a CDS encoding FAD binding domain-containing protein translates to MEGTLRAHRAPSPEQPDLRRLVDLTALHWDPLVPGESGLEIGATCTVRDLHAFAPPDDWIAGPLFATSCGAFLSSFKVWNSATVGGNICMSLSAGPMITLTVALDARYELWAPDGTTRTVDALDFVTGDHRNVLAPGEILRRIDIPAHAGPCPDRAGTQPGAKPALTGQYT
- a CDS encoding pyridoxal phosphate-dependent aminotransferase; the encoded protein is MQVIQSTKLANVCYEIRGPVLEEAMRLEAAGHRILKLNTGNPAAFGFEAPPEILEDILRNVSSAHGYGDAKGLLAARRAVVMHNQTLGIETDVEHVFIGNGVSELIVMAMQALLDDGDEVLVPAPDYPLWTAAVSLSGGTAVHYRCDEQADWMPDLADVERKVTDRTKAIVIINPNNPTGAVYDEAMVRGLTDIARRHNLLVCSDEIYDKILYDGATHTPTAKVAPDLLTLTFNGMSKAYRVAGYRVGWMSISGPRAHADSYIEGLTILANMRLCANMPGQHGVVAALSGRQTINDLVLPGGRLKEQMDTAYELLTQIPGVSCVRPKGALYLFPRLDPTVFKIKDDRRMVLDLLRQEKIMVVQGTGFNWPEPDHFRVVTLPTATDLRDAVGRIGRFLDGYGQP
- a CDS encoding SCO4983 family protein translates to MYEPIRTPSSRGSAHIAMAGTSSDFPHRSREEELDIQLAGHLAALLAVTDELQATAPSDDLDTAGTRLAQQVARLRGGRTPVRSAPRPTAPAQPHLTALHERAHALAGRALLVAASRADTASAILAARRMDAHAAALVENAENKELSTAG
- a CDS encoding toxic anion resistance protein is translated as MTDDTFTLTPPEAVAAVPREKAGGLVPVDDSVRTDMATKAAAYVEGLAALDARSPEFAGKVGEITALGAGEMRTAAAQSNRMLERTIRSLPDKGGDAQSQVAGSLVELRRVVEDLDPRELPASKGRKFLSRLPGGNRLRDHVAKYASAQGTLNKIVGSLRGGQDELRRDNAALQTERVRLWETMGKLQEYVVLTDALDRAVEQQIAGAEATDPERADSLRADVLFPVRQKHQDLLTQLAVCAQGYLAMDVVRRNNDELIKGVDRAATTTVSALRISVMLASALDNQKKVIEQVNALRGTTEDLIRGNAEMLATQSGEIQRIAADPAVGAETLRSAFQQIYRTLDAIDTYKVQATEAMAVTVENLTAELQQASTYLDRSRSRGALEGGLA